From the genome of Vicia villosa cultivar HV-30 ecotype Madison, WI linkage group LG2, Vvil1.0, whole genome shotgun sequence, one region includes:
- the LOC131647980 gene encoding uncharacterized protein LOC131647980: METNATPHDNHEDQDEFVLLDLDGVYDLIDIPPNASYVLRGLDTLNPVLIIDDKFKLIGEYDETIGTCIAFEEHDTPVVHEETGPSEANLFAGRKLIDSSQPPTKQVKPVCQLHKVLKFKLSPDSEIRSHTAEEDN; encoded by the exons ATGGAGACAAATGCAACACCACATGATAATCATGAGGATCAAGATGAATTTGTTTTGCTTGACTTGGATGGTGTTTATGACCTAATTGATATTCCACCAAATGCTAGCTATGTTCTTAGG GGTCTTGATACTTTAAACCCAGTATTAATCATTGATGACAAATTTAAGCTG ATTGGTGAATACGATGAGACAATTGGAACATGTATCGCATTTGAAGAACATG ATACACCAGTGGTTCATGAAGAGACAGGACCATCTGAAGCAAACCTTTTTGCTGGAAGAAAACTAATTGATTCAAGCCAACCTCCAACAAAGCAAGTCAAACCTGTATGTCAGCTTCATAAGGTTCTCAAGTTTAAATTATCACCTGATTCTGAAATTCGAAGTCACACTGCGGAGGAagacaattga